The following nucleotide sequence is from Acyrthosiphon pisum isolate AL4f chromosome A2, pea_aphid_22Mar2018_4r6ur, whole genome shotgun sequence.
GGATCCTGATCTGCCCTTTGTTCTGAACTTTGCAATTGCTTGTTCAGCTAGATCGGCTCTTTCTTCAGCCTCTTCCAGTTCTTGTTGGGCCTTACGGAACTTAGCCAAGTTGAGTGCGGCAATTTCTTCGGCCTCTTCGATCTGTCTCTTGTATGTCTTGATCTTTTGTTGCAGTTTGTCAACCAAGTCTTGCATGCGCTCATGGTTCTTTCTGTCTTCGTCTCCTTGGAAGCTCAACTCCTTAATTCTACGCTCAGATTTTCTTAGGTTCTTTTGCGCATCGGCGTGTCTGCGTTGTTCACCATCCAACTCGTTCTCCAATTCTCGTACCCTTTGTTCGAGTTTCTGAATAGCTTTCTTACCACCCTTCAATGCATTATTTTCAGCTTCATCTAAtcttacctaaaaatattaaataagtattaaaaataatgccaTCATACTTTAAGAATTAAAACAgtccattaaaattaaaatttatttaatcatgcTTACTTGTAATTCCTTGATTTGTGTTTCAAGAGCTTTCCTAAGTTTTTCTTGGGTTTGTGCGTGGTCTTGTTCGGCTCTGAGTTCATCAGCAAGTCTGGCAGCGTCTACCATTGCCTTCTTGGCCTTTTCTTCGGAGTTCTTAGCTTCATTCAATAACTCGTCTAAGTCAgactgtatacaaataaatacattattaataaacgttatacttggaaaatattcaatttatgctataatattacatgtaagGTTTGTAGTTCTCCTTCCAGCTTCCTCTTGGCAGCAGAAATGGAGGTAGCCTGTGCGGAAAGTTCATTGAGCTGTTCATGAGCATCAGCCAATTCTTGTTCAACTTGTCTCCTGCCACGGTCAGATTGTTCCAATAAGGTTCTGGATTCTTCCACTTCGTTTTGTAATGCGTTCGCTCGTCTTTCGGAGATTCCCAACTGTTCTCGGGCATCTTCTCTAGCCCTAGATTCTTCTTCGAGAGCAGTTTGTACATCCTTCAATTGTTGTTGGTACCGCTTAATGTTCTTTTGGGCTTCAGCATTAGCTTTGTTAGCGTGGTCTAAAGCGATTTCAAGTTCATTGATGTCAGCTTCCAACTTCTTCTTCATTCTAAGAGCTTCAGCCTTTCCTTTAGCTTCAGCTTCCAAGCTAGCTTGCATAGAGTCTAAAGCACGTTGGTGGtttttcctaaaataatataggttgtATGCGTTATGTACATTTCAAAACTTTCAAAtcttacttaaatataatttcagtaTTGCATTAAATGTTAGGTAATTAAAGTATATAAAGATATTCATCACTTTgctaggtataaatattttaacaattatattttacctgGTATTTTCGAATTCCTCTTCTTTCTCTTGGATACGTCTGTCAATTTCTTGTCTAACTTGAGACAGTTCCAATTGTGCTCTCAATACTTTGTTCTCTTCCTGTTCTAATGCTGCTTCAGCTTCTTCTAATGCAGCCTGGAGTTCATCCTTCTCAACTTCCAATCGTTTGCgttgtttttcaatttcatgGATGTTTCTGCCACCTTCACCAATTTGATCAAGAAGATCCTTGACTTCATCTGTTCAAatcaaaatagtattaatattacacattataatacataacacatttaaataaagtataaaacttaCCGGCTAGATTCTTGTTTTCACGTCTGACTCCTTCCAATTGTTCTTGAGCTTCTTCATAGGCTCCCTTAAGACGGAAGAGTTCAGTGGAATAGTTTCTGCATTCTTTCTGGCTTGCATCTAATTCAGCTGCTAAGTCATCAACCTTGAGTTTCCATTCTCCAATGATCTTGTCAATGGCCTTGGCCTTCTTTTCAGCAGCATTAGCAATTGCTGTTGCTCTGTCGACTTCCAATTGTAAGTCTTCGACTTCAGTTGCCAAACGTTGTTTCGTTTTCTCTAAAGCAATAACCTTTTGGTTGAGTGACTCGATGGTCTCTTCAGCTTCAGCGAGACGAGCTTGCAATTTGCGTCTAAGAAAATAAAGGTTATGTGAATagtatattagatttaaaaatattataatatgtctacacAGGTTTTAAAtgcattgcataatatattttatttgaataggaGAATACTCACTTAGCTTCCTCAAGTTCTTCAACTCTGGCAATACCCTCAGATTCATATTTGGTACGCCATAATTGAACTTCAGCATTAGCCTTGCTCAATTGTCTTTGAATGTCAGCCTTAGCTTCAGCTTCTTCTTCCAATTGTTCACGAATGTTGTCAATATCGTGTTCCAAGTTTCTGAATTTACCCAAAAGTGTAGCGCGTtcctaaataaaattgaataatatcgattaatattataagtaaaactgcaataagtttttatataaaaatatttacccttCCTTCTTCATCAGCCAGTCTCTTAGTATCTTCGAGTTGGGTGGTGAGGGAAATCTTGATCTTAGCCAACTGAGAAACCTGTGATTCGGCTTCTTCCAATTGACGAAGTAAGTCGGAGTTTTCAATGCTCAACTTCTTCTTGGCAGCATCAAAGTCATTCAATGTGCGGTTGGTTTCATCAAGTTTACCTTGAACTTCGTTCAACTGGTGTTGTACTTGTTTGTAGATCTTTTCAGTCTGggcctaatattataaatccgaAATAAATTAGAATCCAATCGTACATTATTTGTAGAACAGAAAATGAACACAAACACGAAACAATTATTTGAACACATTTTACAAGTATTAGTACATATTTGATTAAGACATCATCATACATTTACAACGCACACTTTAAATCTAAGTTATTTTAACGTCACAGAAAACGTATTACTCAGCACATTTTAACTGGaacataagtattttaaacaGTCATTACTAAAtcctatgtttataaaatatgttagtaGCTCatgataaaaacattgtattattttgactatttataatgtaatattataatatttgcctGCTAATAATGATGACTTTTAAAACTTTCAACAACGAAGCTTCTATTACATACATAAAGTTAAGTGCGAAAATgaatttaaagatttattaatgtgaagcaatttttttttttgaattattattcgaATGTTCTTTTTTGCCAAAGCAGTACATCATTTGTTTTTTCAACCAACCTTTTCGTTAGAAATGTGGTCTAAGCTTGCACGTGTGTCATTCAATTCACACAAGAACTGGCATTTATCCTTCTCAGCTCTAATAAtcaatacaacattatttttatttacattttaaactatcgttgcttacaaaaataaatattatatttatatattaatttatttcagatTCATCGCTTTAAACtgaccaaataatatatttaattgccTCTGTGGTACCTACTGATTATATCATCAAGATCTTAATACCCTAAttagataatagataaaaatgaatttattttaaacaggaATAAACATGCTTTCGAAGTTTGTTTTCATTGAATTACAAATGAGGATAAAACATGGTCATGCAACATATATAAACACTGAACCTTAGTGTTTTTTCTACCTTTTCTCTAGATATTAAATCAACAGCAGCTCTAGTGTTGTTTAAGTCGTTGGCAAGATAATGTGAATGATGCTCAGCcctaatttgataaaatatatattattttaaatcgttaatacaacaatttatttacattagacagataattaaataaattaaaaaatgatttaataattaataaaaacttacttttCTCAATtacttaatgtatattttaatttatttaataccgaTAAATTATTCTAGTGCTTggaagtttaattatttaaaattattatttctaacgaTAAATTTCGTAACGATTATGCAGTTCAAATAGTTTATAGATAAAGCACccatatataattaaatcatatcaGTATGgaatgtatatttttcattattataaaatttcattgttatatttttttaaatagtaaaaatacgaAACATACTTGGTCTTGAGTTTGTTCAACTGGTCGATTTGGTCACCCATCTCTGCAACGGCGTCATTGTGCTTCTTGCGTAAGTTGGCTAAGGTAGCTTCGTGTTGAATGTTAGCTTCCTCCAAATCACGACGGAGTTTGCTCATCTCAGCTTCACGTTTCTTGTTCAACTCAATTTGAGCGGAAGTAGCACCACCAGCTTCTTCAAGGCGTTCGCCCAACTCTTCCAATTCACGGGCAAGATCAGCGCGTTGCTTCTCAgcctatcaataatataaatatatatattggttagTAAAAATGCGTAACTTACATTAAATCGTAAGACTAAATCGaataatttaaacgttatttttcaattgttattaGTTGTTACCTTAGCGCGGGCTTGTCTTTCGGCTTCAACCTCTTCTTCGAGTTCTTCGATTCTCGACTGAAAGGGGAATgacgaatattaattaaaaattaaaagttacaatTAAGTAAACTATCTAATAgcatacttttcaaaatataaaataatatatttaatcgcTTACTTGAAGTTCtttgatttgtttttgttgtttgcCAACTAAAGCTTGTTCGTCTTCTAGTTTGGCAGTAAGGGAAGCCAATTCCTTGTCTTTCCTTTGAATTGTTTGTTCAAGTTCTTTTTTGTTGCGTTCCAAATCAGAAACAGCTTCTTGGGTAAGTTTCAAGTCTCCTTCTGTCTTCCTCTTACCCTTTTCAATATCACCTCGTAATTTCTTTTCACGTTCTAACGAATCTTCCAACTCGTCCAAAGTTTGTTCCAACTTGTTCTTAACTTTGTTAAGATGGTTGATTTTGTCTTCAGCCGCCTATAATCAAATAATGAGCAATTATTTACTCAAATGTATTcgataattactaaaaattgtGGATTAGGTATTAATCTTAAATGTTAAAACTGACCTGTAATTCTTCGGCAGTTTTCTGGGCGGTTTCACCAGACAATTTCTTTTCTTTGTTCAACTTGTTGATAAGTTCGTCTTGGTGAGCAATTTCATCATTCAAGTTGCGAATTTGGTGATCTTTGGATGCCTTATCTTGATCGGACTTTTGAATAGAAAGTTCCAAATCTTCGACATCTTTTTTGAGTCCTGCATTTTCTTGTTCCAATTTCTTTTTCTGTTGGAACAGTTGGTTACGCGCATCTTCTTCCTGGGTTAACCTCTCTTGAGTTtcctataatacattttgaacattttagcaAGACGTACATTATTAAtacgtgtataaattatttaaatttatagaataGACGTAACAAATTTATGTTGTATCCctgcatatataattatatatataaataagaaagAGTTTTCATaggatgtaaaaaatactaaaataatttgtctgtacgtttctataaaataaaatattttgtaaaagagtaatatattattaatatttaaaagagaaatataactaaattatttgtttgaatgTCTGCcaaatctaattaaaaaaataaatacttcgAGTAATACTAATAGTTTGAATACTCATCGGTGCATGTCAAAATTACgtgggtataaaatataaattatacaaattaaacaggTTAATGAAGTACATGTTTAAAGAATTTTACTTGATGAATGCCGTTTACACATAAACCAATGTTATCCAGATGTTTTGATAATGACCCAACAGTCAACGCGTttgatttaatcatttattttgggAATATTTTCAACATATCTATAGAGGTCGGTATGTtggtatttttactaaaataacgATGAAATCAGATTACGAAACCTATTCTATAGTATGCCTCTATGTAAACGTGTATTTTGTTCAACATTTCAAACACAATCTCTTTTAgtgaaacatttataaatacacaattaaaataaaaagagtactatttacaattttagtaatGTAACATTCTATGATACGTAATAAATCAGATAATTTTACTTCTTTAATTAATGCAATGCAATGTTATAGAAATAAACTCTTTTAAAActacttacattttaataaaatacctacacaagcacacaactttaaaaaaatgtataaattgtatattcattctatttaaaataagtttaaccAACTGTTAGCATATTCAAGTGTCTGTATTTAATACACCGAAACAgcgtataacttatatatttctatatattctatatatttgttttgtttttatgtgtACTTTATACTGTATAGGACtgtacttttattatacaacaatacagcataatatatttatattgtaaaaaaaaaaattaatattataatataagtattttttaacttagataatattgttcaaaagtAAATATGgcgatgtattaaatattaaataaaagtgcCGGTCAAGCAgcgtttcttttttaatttaaattaattagtatactataagtagtgtgtaaattaaaattcaacattcttaaataataattattaaagttacaaACAAAACATCGCCGAgtgatgtaggtatttattttttagaaatccttaattttttcatataatttatttttaaatatctaatatatgtattaaataacatgcaataaataaaattgtttttttttcatacatcaGAATATTAATCTATTTCCAGGTACATTGCGTGTGGGCACGTGTTATCGCATGTCCCCCACCCCCCATATCGGGATTTATGGGCCTTTTCGTTGCCAGCGAATTTTTCTAACATGTCGTGAAATCTATGTTATGAAAGAAGGAGAAGGAGA
It contains:
- the LOC100167379 gene encoding myosin heavy chain, muscle isoform X27, which produces MPRVVKQEGDDPDPTPYLFVSLEQKRIDQTKPYDAKKACWVPDEAEGFVQGEIRGTKGELVTVALPNGEVKDFKKDQVGQVNPPKYEKAEDMSNLTYLNDASVLYNLKERYYHKLIYTYSGLFCVAINPYKRFPVYTNRCAKLYRGKRRNEVPPHIFAISDGAYVNMLTNKENQSMLITGESGAGKTENTKKVIAYFATVGASTKKEEEAAGGVKKKGSLEDQVVQTNPVLEAFGNAKTVRNDNSSRFGKFIRIHFGPSGKLAGADIETYLLEKARVISQQSLERSYHIFYQIMSGSVKGVKEMCMLSNNIYDYNNVSQGKITIPGMDDGEEFMLTDQAFDVLGFTEEEKNDIYKITASVMHMGGMKFKQRGREEQAEADGTDEGARVAKLLGVDCDDLYKNLLKPRIKVGNEFVTQGRNKDQVAYSVGAMSKGMFDRLFKFMVKKCNETLDTQQKRQHFIGVLDIAGFEIFDYNGFEQLCINFTNEKLQQFFNHHMFVLEQEEYQREGIEWAFIDFGMDLAACIELIEKPMGILSILEEESMFPKATDKTFEDKLTSNHLGKSPNFRKPAPPKPGCQAGHFALAHYAGVVSYNITGWLEKNKDPLNDTVVDQFKKGTNKLLVEIFADHPGQSGGQADAGGKGGRGKKGGGFATVSSSYKEQLNNLMTTLKSTQPHFVRCIIPNELKQAGVIDSHLVMHQLTCNGVLEGIRICRKGFPNRMVYPDFKLRYMILAPATMASEPDPKTSAAKCLQEIQLDPESYRIGHTKVFFRAGVLGQMEELRDERLSKIIGWLQSYIRGYIARKDFKKLQDQRLALLVIQRSLRKYMKLRSWPWWKMWSRVKPLLNVANIEDELRRLEEEVEKVTAALEREEKLRKELEALNSKLLAEKTQLLQSLEGEKGSASSIQERAAKLAAQKSDLESQLSETQERLTQEEDARNQLFQQKKKLEQENAGLKKDVEDLELSIQKSDQDKASKDHQIRNLNDEIAHQDELINKLNKEKKLSGETAQKTAEELQAAEDKINHLNKVKNKLEQTLDELEDSLEREKKLRGDIEKGKRKTEGDLKLTQEAVSDLERNKKELEQTIQRKDKELASLTAKLEDEQALVGKQQKQIKELQSRIEELEEEVEAERQARAKAEKQRADLARELEELGERLEEAGGATSAQIELNKKREAEMSKLRRDLEEANIQHEATLANLRKKHNDAVAEMGDQIDQLNKLKTKAEHHSHYLANDLNNTRAAVDLISREKAQTEKIYKQVQHQLNEVQGKLDETNRTLNDFDAAKKKLSIENSDLLRQLEEAESQVSQLAKIKISLTTQLEDTKRLADEEGRERATLLGKFRNLEHDIDNIREQLEEEAEAKADIQRQLSKANAEVQLWRTKYESEGIARVEELEEAKRKLQARLAEAEETIESLNQKVIALEKTKQRLATEVEDLQLEVDRATAIANAAEKKAKAIDKIIGEWKLKVDDLAAELDASQKECRNYSTELFRLKGAYEEAQEQLEGVRRENKNLADEVKDLLDQIGEGGRNIHEIEKQRKRLEVEKDELQAALEEAEAALEQEENKVLRAQLELSQVRQEIDRRIQEKEEEFENTRKNHQRALDSMQASLEAEAKGKAEALRMKKKLEADINELEIALDHANKANAEAQKNIKRYQQQLKDVQTALEEESRAREDAREQLGISERRANALQNEVEESRTLLEQSDRGRRQVEQELADAHEQLNELSAQATSISAAKRKLEGELQTLHSDLDELLNEAKNSEEKAKKAMVDAARLADELRAEQDHAQTQEKLRKALETQIKELQVRLDEAENNALKGGKKAIQKLEQRVRELENELDGEQRRHADAQKNLRKSERRIKELSFQGDEDRKNHERMQDLVDKLQQKIKTYKRQIEEAEEIAALNLAKFRKAQQELEEAEERADLAEQAIAKFRTKGRSGSTARGGSPIGHRPPVKPQFDGFAFPPRFDLHPEGDF
- the LOC100167379 gene encoding myosin heavy chain, muscle isoform X19; this encodes MPRVVKQEGDDPDPTPYLFVSLEQKRIDQTKPYDAKKACWVPDEAEGFVQGEIRGTKGELVTVALPNGEVKDFKKDQVGQVNPPKYEKAEDMSNLTYLNDASVLYNLKERYYHKLIYTYSGLFCVAINPYKRFPVYTNRCAKLYRGKRRNEVPPHIFAISDGAYVNMLTNKENQSMLITGESGAGKTENTKKVIAYFATVGASTKKEEEAAGGVKKKGSLEDQVVQTNPVLEAFGNAKTVRNDNSSRFGKFIRIHFGPSGKLAGADIETYLLEKARVISQQSLERSYHIFYQIMSGSVKGVKEMCLLSNNVNDYHFVSQGKTSIPGVDDGEEFKITDQAFDVLGFTEEEKNDIYKITASVMHMGGMKFKQRGREEQAEADGTDEGARVAKLLGVDCDDLYKNLLKPRIKVGNEFVTQGRNKDQVAYSVGAMSKGMFDRLFKFMVKKCNETLDTQQKRQHFIGVLDIAGFEIFDYNGFEQLCINFTNERLQQFFNHHMFVLEQEEYKKEGINWAFIDFGMDLLACIDLIEKPMGILSILEEESMFPKATDKTFEDKLTSNHLGKSPNFRKPAPPKPGCQAGHFALAHYAGVVSYNITGWLEKNKDPLNDTVVDQFKKGTNKLLVEIFADHPGQSGGQADAGGKGGRGKKGGGFATVSSSYKEQLNNLMTTLKSTQPHFVRCIIPNELKQAGVIDSHLVMHQLTCNGVLEGIRICRKGFPNRMVYPDFKLRYMILAPATMASEPDPKTSAAKCLQEIQLDPESYRIGHTKVFFRAGVLGQMEELRDERLSKIIGWLQSYIRGYIARKDFKKLQDQRLALLVIQRSLRKYMKLRSWPWWKMWSRVKPLLNVANIEDELRRLEEEVEKVTAALEREEKLRKELEALNSKLLAEKTQLLQSLEGEKGSASSIQERAAKLAAQKSDLESQLSETQERLTQEEDARNQLFQQKKKLEQENAGLKKDVEDLELSIQKSDQDKASKDHQIRNLNDEIAHQDELINKLNKEKKLSGETAQKTAEELQAAEDKINHLNKVKNKLEQTLDELEDSLEREKKLRGDIEKGKRKTEGDLKLTQEAVSDLERNKKELEQTIQRKDKELASLTAKLEDEQALVGKQQKQIKELQSRIEELEEEVEAERQARAKAEKQRADLARELEELGERLEEAGGATSAQIELNKKREAEMSKLRRDLEEANIQHEATLANLRKKHNDAVAEMGDQIDQLNKLKTKAEKDKCQFLCELNDTRASLDHISNEKAQTEKIYKQVQHQLNEVQGKLDETNRTLNDFDAAKKKLSIENSDLLRQLEEAESQVSQLAKIKISLTTQLEDTKRLADEEGRERATLLGKFRNLEHDIDNIREQLEEEAEAKADIQRQLSKANAEVQLWRTKYESEGIARVEELEEAKRKLQARLAEAEETIESLNQKVIALEKTKQRLATEVEDLQLEVDRATAIANAAEKKAKAIDKIIGEWKLKVDDLAAELDASQKECRNYSTELFRLKGAYEEAQEQLEGVRRENKNLADEVKDLLDQIGEGGRNIHEIEKQRKRLEVEKDELQAALEEAEAALEQEENKVLRAQLELSQVRQEIDRRIQEKEEEFENTRKNHQRALDSMQASLEAEAKGKAEALRMKKKLEADINELEIALDHANKANAEAQKNIKRYQQQLKDVQTALEEESRAREDAREQLGISERRANALQNEVEESRTLLEQSDRGRRQVEQELADAHEQLNELSAQATSISAAKRKLEGELQTLHSDLDELLNEAKNSEEKAKKAMVDAARLADELRAEQDHAQTQEKLRKALETQIKELQVRLDEAENNALKGGKKAIQKLEQRVRELENELDGEQRRHADAQKNLRKSERRIKELSFQGDEDRKNHERMQDLVDKLQQKIKTYKRQIEEAEEIAALNLAKFRKAQQELEEAEERADLAEQAIAKFRTKGRSGSTARGGSPIGHRPPVKPQFDGFAFPPRFDLHPEGDF
- the LOC100167379 gene encoding myosin heavy chain, muscle isoform X40 — encoded protein: MPRVVKQEGDDPDPTPYLFVSLEQKRIDQTKPYDAKKACWVPDEAEGFVQGEIRGTKGELVTVALPNGEEKSFKKDNVCPVNPPKFEKAEDMADLTYLNDASVLHNLRQRYFCKLIYTYSGLFCVAINPYKRFPVYTNRCAKLYRGKRRNEVPPHIFAISDGAYVNMLTNKENQSMLITGESGAGKTENTKKVIAYFATVGASTKKEEEAAGGVKKKGSLEDQVVQTNPVLEAFGNAKTVRNDNSSRFGKFIRIHFGPSGKLAGADIETYLLEKARVISQQSLERSYHIFYQIMSGSVKGVKEMCMLSNNIYDYNNVSQGKITIPGMDDGEEFMLTDQAFDVLGFTEEEKNDIYKITASVMHMGGMKFKQRGREEQAEADGTDEGARVAKLLGVDCDDLYKNLLKPRIKVGNEFVTQGRNKDQVAYSVGAMSKGMFDRLFKFMVKKCNETLDTQQKRQHFIGVLDIAGFEIFDYNGFEQLCINFTNERLQQFFNHHMFVLEQEEYKKEGINWAFIDFGMDLLACIDLIEKPMGILSILEEESMFPKATDKTFEDKLTSNHLGKSPNFRKPAPPKPGCQAGHFALAHYAGVVSYNITGWLEKNKDPLNDTVVDQFKKGTNKLLVEIFADHPGQSGGQADAGGKGGRGKKGGGFATVSSSYKEQLNNLMTTLKSTQPHFVRCIIPNELKQAGVIDSHLVMHQLTCNGVLEGIRICRKGFPNRMVYPDFKLRYKILYPKGVKDSMSPEEATKTILQGIELDPEQYRLGNTKVFFRAGVLGQMEELRDERLSKIIGWLQSYIRGYIARKDFKKLQDQRLALLVIQRSLRKYMKLRSWPWWKMWSRVKPLLNVANIEDELRRLEEEVEKVTAALEREEKLRKELEALNSKLLAEKTQLLQSLEGEKGSASSIQERAAKLAAQKSDLESQLSETQERLTQEEDARNQLFQQKKKLEQENAGLKKDVEDLELSIQKSDQDKASKDHQIRNLNDEIAHQDELINKLNKEKKLSGETAQKTAEELQAAEDKINHLNKVKNKLEQTLDELEDSLEREKKLRGDIEKGKRKTEGDLKLTQEAVSDLERNKKELEQTIQRKDKELASLTAKLEDEQALVGKQQKQIKELQSRIEELEEEVEAERQARAKAEKQRADLARELEELGERLEEAGGATSAQIELNKKREAEMSKLRRDLEEANIQHEATLANLRKKHNDAVAEMGDQIDQLNKLKTKAEKDKCQFLCELNDTRASLDHISNEKAQTEKIYKQVQHQLNEVQGKLDETNRTLNDFDAAKKKLSIENSDLLRQLEEAESQVSQLAKIKISLTTQLEDTKRLADEEGRERATLLGKFRNLEHDIDNIREQLEEEAEAKADIQRQLSKANAEVQLWRTKYESEGIARVEELEEAKRKLQARLAEAEETIESLNQKVIALEKTKQRLATEVEDLQLEVDRATAIANAAEKKAKAIDKIIGEWKLKVDDLAAELDASQKECRNYSTELFRLKGAYEEAQEQLEGVRRENKNLADEVKDLLDQIGEGGRNIHEIEKQRKRLEVEKDELQAALEEAEAALEQEENKVLRAQLELSQVRQEIDRRIQEKEEEFENTRKNHQRALDSMQASLEAEAKGKAEALRMKKKLEADINELEIALDHANKANAEAQKNIKRYQQQLKDVQTALEEESRAREDAREQLGISERRANALQNEVEESRTLLEQSDRGRRQVEQELADAHEQLNELSAQATSISAAKRKLEGELQTLHSDLDELLNEAKNSEEKAKKAMVDAARLADELRAEQDHAQTQEKLRKALETQIKELQVRLDEAENNALKGGKKAIQKLEQRVRELENELDGEQRRHADAQKNLRKSERRIKELSFQGDEDRKNHERMQDLVDKLQQKIKTYKRQIEEAEEIAALNLAKFRKAQQELEEAEERADLAEQAIAKFRTKGRSGSTARGGSPIGHRPPVKPQFDGFAFPPRFDLHPEGDF
- the LOC100167379 gene encoding myosin heavy chain, muscle isoform X42; amino-acid sequence: MPRVVKQEGDDPDPTPYLFVSLEQKRIDQTKPYDAKKACWVPDEAEGFVQGEIRGTKGELVTVALPNGEVKDFKKDQVGQVNPPKYEKAEDMSNLTYLNDASVLYNLKERYYHKLIYTYSGLFCVAINPYKRFPVYTNRCAKLYRGKRRNEVPPHIFAISDGAYVNMLTNKENQSMLITGESGAGKTENTKKVIAYFATVGASTKKEEEAAGGVKKKGSLEDQVVQTNPVLEAFGNAKTVRNDNSSRFGKFIRIHFGPSGKLAGADIETYLLEKARVISQQSLERSYHIFYQIMSGSVKGVKEMCMLSNNIYDYNNVSQGKITIPGMDDGEEFMLTDQAFDVLGFTEEEKNDIYKITASVMHMGGMKFKQRGREEQAEADGTDEGARVAKLLGVDCDDLYKNLLKPRIKVGNEFVTQGRNKDQVAYSVGAMSKGMFDRLFKFMVKKCNETLDTQQKRQHFIGVLDIAGFEIFDFNGFEQLCINFTNEKLQQFFNHHMFVLEQEEYKREGIEWTFIDFGMDLQQCIDLIEKPMGILSILEEESMFPKATDKTFEDKLTSNHLGKSPNFRKPAPPKPGCQAGHFALAHYAGVVSYNITGWLEKNKDPLNDTVVDQFKKGTNKLLVEIFADHPGQSGGQADAGGKGGRGKKGGGFATVSSSYKEQLNNLMTTLKSTQPHFVRCIIPNELKQAGVIDSHLVMHQLTCNGVLEGIRICRKGFPNRMVYPDFKLRYKILYPKGVKDSMSPEEATKTILQGIELDPEQYRLGNTKVFFRAGVLGQMEELRDERLSKIIGWLQSYIRGYIARKDFKKLQDQRLALLVIQRSLRKYMKLRSWPWWKMWSRVKPLLNVANIEDELRRLEEEVEKVTAALEREEKLRKELEALNSKLLAEKTQLLQSLEGEKGSASSIQERAAKLAAQKSDLESQLSETQERLTQEEDARNQLFQQKKKLEQENAGLKKDVEDLELSIQKSDQDKASKDHQIRNLNDEIAHQDELINKLNKEKKLSGETAQKTAEELQAAEDKINHLNKVKNKLEQTLDELEDSLEREKKLRGDIEKGKRKTEGDLKLTQEAVSDLERNKKELEQTIQRKDKELASLTAKLEDEQALVGKQQKQIKELQSRIEELEEEVEAERQARAKAEKQRADLARELEELGERLEEAGGATSAQIELNKKREAEMSKLRRDLEEANIQHEATLANLRKKHNDAVAEMGDQIDQLNKLKTKAEKDKCQFLCELNDTRASLDHISNEKAQTEKIYKQVQHQLNEVQGKLDETNRTLNDFDAAKKKLSIENSDLLRQLEEAESQVSQLAKIKISLTTQLEDTKRLADEEGRERATLLGKFRNLEHDIDNIREQLEEEAEAKADIQRQLSKANAEVQLWRTKYESEGIARVEELEEAKRKLQARLAEAEETIESLNQKVIALEKTKQRLATEVEDLQLEVDRATAIANAAEKKAKAIDKIIGEWKLKVDDLAAELDASQKECRNYSTELFRLKGAYEEAQEQLEGVRRENKNLADEVKDLLDQIGEGGRNIHEIEKQRKRLEVEKDELQAALEEAEAALEQEENKVLRAQLELSQVRQEIDRRIQEKEEEFENTRKNHQRALDSMQASLEAEAKGKAEALRMKKKLEADINELEIALDHANKANAEAQKNIKRYQQQLKDVQTALEEESRAREDAREQLGISERRANALQNEVEESRTLLEQSDRGRRQVEQELADAHEQLNELSAQATSISAAKRKLEGELQTLHSDLDELLNEAKNSEEKAKKAMVDAARLADELRAEQDHAQTQEKLRKALETQIKELQVRLDEAENNALKGGKKAIQKLEQRVRELENELDGEQRRHADAQKNLRKSERRIKELSFQGDEDRKNHERMQDLVDKLQQKIKTYKRQIEEAEEIAALNLAKFRKAQQELEEAEERADLAEQAIAKFRTKGRSGSTARGGSPIGHRPPVKPQFDGFAFPPRFDLHPEGDF